One genomic region from Leptospiraceae bacterium encodes:
- the gltB gene encoding glutamate synthase large subunit has product MNEYKQQLELAKYLETNGLYDPLHEHSSCGVGFIASSTGERSHRIVQMGLKAVSLLTHRGAVDADQVTGDGAGILIEIPKGLFADYIEDMGHKRPDEDSIAVGMFFLPRDDINTQDACRSLVESKFMEFNLKIYAWRDVPVNPLVLGPKADASRPQIEQLLIARPADLSKEDFEIKLFLIQKMLMRASQKQSLHDFYVCSLSSDKIVFKGLFSGNQVSEFYLDLQDKRMISSYCVYHQRYSTNTFPGWALAQPFRVLAHNGEINTITGNRIWMTVREEELTCEKWGIAQEKIHPLIRQQMSDSASLDNAFEAVLRSGSKDVLHTKAMFIPNAWSKTVVMSDSLKSFYEYNNILIEPWDGPAALVFTDGPWVGGALDRNGLRPARYTITEDGLVFMGSETGLVPFDEAKIIKKGRLGPGETIAVNLAEKKIYYHDDINQLYEAKYSYTDWLKENVTYLNQDLDDSIDKYRNFQGDELKRRQILFGYSPYKMKVVLKPQAENGQEATGSMGDDTPLSILMLSRIGLYTYFRQRFAQVTNPPIDYIREKTVVSLSTRIVKKINLFDPNQKPEKCIVFITPYITNNELQELKNLTKDEHGFIELDATFPANHENPDSEELEKALQSILDTALQAVKEDKHVLILTDKNLSKDRAPIPMELAVAAVHNHLIRNKKRASSSIIVETGSAFEIHNVAVLMGYGACAVNSYLTWDTLQDLRERGEFDESGTRPAFYKICELYRKGMNNGLYKVMSKMGISVMSSYMGGQNFEAIGLSRSLISKYFPGTFSRISGIGMGGIEKNILRNHKSAFLNKLPEEESARDNQPHRWSPKVVKYLRQAAVNNDYKIFKEATRALEDSEATTIRDMFELVKGTPIPINEVETITGIRKRFVVPGMSHGALSTEAHTDIAIGVNRIGAKSSSGEGGEDSKRYKTDSHGNNPNSHIKQVASGRFGVTSNYLNSAMEIEIKIAQGAKPGEGGQLPGFKNVGEISRNRMAPEGVTLISPPPHHDIYSIEDLAQLIYDLKQVNSEAQVTVKLVAEAGVGTIAAGVAKANADIILISGHSGGTGAAPVSSIKYAGSPWELGLSEAHQVLTMNNLRNKVVLRTDGGFINGRDVVIAACLGAEEYGFGTGSLIALGCVMARKCHLNNCPTGIATQDPKFRAKYKGDPSNIVNYLTHIAMEVREILAELGFRSLSEIIGRTDLLKQIARYEYDRLDSLDLNPILVRMPLSHSKDKLKDRNYRKEPIGFNLDEQIIRDAAPVLQGKGSISLYYEINNTMRTIGAKVSGLISKQNGDTGLSNGTLEINLEGTAGQSLGAWLVKGVRINLMGDANDYVGKGLCGGIITVKPHPRSNLIPSENVIIGNTCLYGATGGELYCSGRAGERFAVRNSGANGVVEGAGDHFLEYMTAGTVLCLGSVGMNMGSGMTGGIAYFYTKDWELAPLMNSEYVEFGNMEEEDFLKIQTLLENHVKYTNSESAGTLLKSFEQEKQFFFKVQPKK; this is encoded by the coding sequence ATGAATGAATACAAGCAACAATTAGAACTGGCAAAATACCTCGAAACAAATGGCTTATACGATCCACTTCATGAACATAGTAGCTGTGGAGTGGGTTTTATCGCTTCCTCCACAGGAGAAAGAAGCCACCGAATCGTTCAAATGGGCCTAAAAGCAGTTAGTCTTTTAACCCATAGGGGAGCAGTAGATGCCGATCAGGTGACAGGCGATGGAGCCGGCATTCTGATAGAAATTCCCAAAGGTCTCTTCGCTGATTATATAGAAGATATGGGTCATAAAAGACCCGATGAAGATTCAATTGCAGTGGGTATGTTCTTCTTACCCAGAGATGACATCAATACCCAGGATGCCTGTCGTTCCCTTGTTGAATCAAAATTCATGGAATTCAATCTAAAAATCTACGCATGGAGGGATGTACCGGTAAATCCCCTTGTTCTGGGTCCGAAAGCAGATGCTTCCCGCCCCCAAATTGAGCAACTCCTGATAGCAAGGCCTGCCGACCTATCAAAAGAAGATTTCGAGATTAAGCTTTTTCTTATACAAAAAATGCTCATGAGAGCCTCCCAGAAACAGTCCTTACATGATTTTTACGTTTGCTCCCTCTCCTCCGATAAAATTGTTTTTAAAGGACTCTTTAGCGGTAACCAGGTTTCCGAATTTTATCTGGACTTGCAGGATAAAAGAATGATCTCTTCTTACTGCGTTTATCACCAGAGATACAGCACCAATACCTTTCCGGGCTGGGCTTTGGCTCAACCTTTTAGAGTTCTGGCCCATAATGGAGAAATCAATACTATAACCGGAAACCGTATCTGGATGACGGTGCGGGAAGAAGAACTTACCTGTGAGAAATGGGGCATTGCCCAGGAAAAAATCCACCCACTTATCCGCCAGCAAATGAGTGACTCCGCAAGCCTCGACAATGCATTTGAGGCAGTTCTCCGTTCCGGCAGTAAAGATGTACTGCATACAAAAGCCATGTTTATTCCGAATGCCTGGAGCAAGACAGTGGTAATGTCAGACTCTCTAAAAAGTTTTTATGAATATAATAATATTCTTATAGAACCCTGGGACGGCCCCGCAGCTCTTGTATTTACCGACGGCCCCTGGGTAGGAGGAGCACTGGATAGAAACGGGCTTCGTCCGGCAAGATATACCATAACCGAAGACGGCCTGGTTTTCATGGGTAGCGAAACCGGTCTGGTTCCTTTTGATGAAGCCAAAATTATCAAAAAAGGTAGATTGGGTCCCGGTGAAACGATAGCAGTAAACCTTGCAGAAAAGAAAATCTACTATCATGACGATATAAATCAGTTGTATGAAGCAAAATACAGTTATACTGACTGGCTAAAAGAAAATGTTACCTACCTGAATCAGGATTTAGATGATTCCATTGACAAGTATAGAAATTTTCAGGGGGATGAACTAAAACGAAGACAAATTCTTTTTGGTTATAGTCCCTACAAAATGAAAGTTGTATTGAAACCACAGGCAGAGAATGGTCAGGAAGCGACCGGTTCCATGGGAGACGATACACCTCTTTCCATTTTAATGCTATCCCGAATCGGACTTTATACCTACTTCCGTCAAAGGTTTGCCCAGGTAACCAATCCTCCTATAGACTACATCCGGGAAAAAACTGTGGTTAGTTTAAGCACAAGGATTGTAAAAAAAATAAACCTATTCGATCCAAATCAGAAACCTGAAAAATGTATAGTTTTCATAACTCCCTATATTACAAATAATGAATTACAGGAATTAAAAAATCTAACGAAAGATGAACATGGATTTATTGAGCTGGATGCGACCTTCCCGGCAAATCATGAAAATCCCGATTCTGAAGAATTAGAAAAAGCTCTTCAGTCTATCCTCGATACTGCACTTCAGGCAGTTAAAGAAGATAAGCATGTACTAATTCTTACCGATAAAAATTTATCGAAAGATAGAGCCCCTATTCCTATGGAACTGGCCGTTGCTGCGGTTCATAACCACCTGATTCGAAATAAGAAACGTGCTTCTTCGAGTATCATCGTAGAAACCGGTTCCGCCTTCGAAATTCATAATGTTGCAGTGCTTATGGGTTACGGAGCCTGTGCGGTTAATAGTTATCTGACCTGGGACACCCTTCAAGATCTCCGGGAAAGAGGAGAGTTTGATGAAAGTGGAACCCGTCCCGCTTTTTATAAGATCTGTGAGCTTTATCGGAAGGGAATGAATAATGGCCTCTATAAAGTCATGTCTAAAATGGGAATCTCGGTTATGTCCTCTTATATGGGTGGTCAAAATTTTGAAGCTATCGGGCTTTCTCGTTCCCTGATTTCAAAATATTTCCCAGGAACGTTTTCCCGTATTTCCGGTATTGGAATGGGAGGAATCGAGAAAAACATTTTAAGAAACCACAAATCAGCTTTTCTGAATAAGCTTCCGGAGGAAGAATCAGCGAGGGACAATCAACCTCATAGATGGTCTCCGAAAGTAGTGAAATATTTACGACAGGCTGCGGTAAATAATGATTATAAAATATTTAAAGAGGCTACGAGAGCCCTTGAAGATTCCGAAGCTACTACGATTCGAGATATGTTTGAACTGGTAAAAGGAACTCCCATCCCTATTAATGAAGTAGAAACTATCACAGGTATACGAAAACGTTTTGTTGTGCCCGGGATGAGTCACGGAGCCCTTTCGACTGAAGCCCATACAGACATTGCCATTGGTGTTAACCGTATTGGAGCCAAATCCAGTTCAGGAGAAGGTGGAGAAGATTCAAAACGCTATAAAACCGACAGCCATGGAAATAATCCAAACTCCCACATTAAACAGGTAGCCAGCGGAAGGTTTGGTGTTACCTCGAATTATCTCAATTCGGCCATGGAGATTGAAATTAAAATAGCCCAGGGTGCAAAACCGGGAGAAGGTGGACAACTTCCCGGTTTTAAAAACGTGGGTGAGATTTCTCGAAACCGGATGGCTCCCGAAGGAGTAACCCTCATCTCCCCTCCTCCCCATCATGATATCTACTCAATAGAAGACCTGGCCCAGTTAATCTACGATTTAAAACAGGTTAACTCCGAAGCACAGGTTACGGTCAAACTGGTGGCAGAAGCAGGTGTAGGAACCATAGCAGCAGGAGTTGCCAAAGCAAACGCAGATATTATCCTGATATCCGGTCATTCCGGTGGAACCGGTGCTGCGCCGGTGAGTTCCATCAAATATGCAGGTTCTCCCTGGGAACTGGGTCTCTCTGAGGCTCATCAGGTTCTAACAATGAATAATCTCAGGAATAAGGTGGTTCTGAGAACGGATGGAGGGTTTATCAATGGTCGAGATGTAGTTATTGCGGCCTGCCTCGGAGCAGAAGAATACGGTTTTGGAACCGGGTCCTTAATTGCCCTCGGCTGTGTAATGGCAAGAAAGTGCCATCTGAACAACTGTCCGACCGGTATAGCCACACAGGATCCGAAGTTCAGAGCCAAATACAAAGGAGACCCTTCGAATATCGTCAATTACCTGACTCATATTGCCATGGAAGTCAGAGAAATTCTGGCTGAACTCGGCTTTCGTAGTCTCAGTGAAATTATAGGAAGAACCGATCTACTAAAACAAATTGCCCGTTATGAGTACGACAGGTTGGATTCTCTGGACTTAAATCCTATCTTAGTCAGAATGCCCCTCAGCCACTCAAAGGATAAGCTAAAGGATAGAAATTATCGTAAAGAGCCCATAGGATTTAATCTGGATGAACAGATTATCCGAGATGCAGCCCCGGTTTTACAGGGAAAAGGTTCGATTTCTCTGTATTACGAGATCAATAATACCATGAGAACCATAGGAGCCAAAGTTTCCGGCCTTATCTCCAAGCAAAATGGAGATACAGGGCTTAGTAATGGAACTCTGGAAATAAACCTGGAAGGGACTGCCGGTCAAAGTCTCGGAGCCTGGTTAGTAAAAGGAGTTCGAATTAACCTGATGGGAGATGCCAATGATTACGTTGGAAAAGGACTATGCGGTGGAATCATTACCGTAAAACCTCACCCGCGTTCCAACCTGATTCCTTCTGAAAATGTGATTATTGGAAATACCTGCTTATATGGAGCAACAGGCGGAGAGCTATATTGTTCCGGAAGAGCCGGAGAAAGGTTTGCTGTAAGAAATAGTGGAGCTAACGGAGTTGTAGAAGGGGCGGGAGATCATTTCCTTGAATACATGACTGCCGGAACCGTACTCTGTCTTGGAAGCGTAGGAATGAATATGGGCTCCGGTATGACCGGAGGAATTGCCTATTTCTATACTAAAGACTGGGAATTGGCTCCATTAATGAATTCCGAATATGTTGAATTTGGAAACATGGAGGAGGAAGATTTCTTAAAAATACAAACTCTCCTCGAAAACCATGTAAAATATACAAATTCAGAAAGTGCCGGAACCCTATTAAAAAGCTTTGAACAGGAAAAACAGTTTTTCTTCAAAGTCCAACCAAAGAAATAG
- a CDS encoding transglycosylase SLT domain-containing protein produces the protein MFRIIKKTPYLFLLFFIFTSIEANTGLEYLIKTMSWKQIRRSLSESSVKNELEAYALIRYHEESGEGSKDEKLRLLYAVVTGLKPKTVGKAEVSYLLSHSIMEQTNIVKLCFWKLYLELKERNLLPEEKRVDYLRKVKIEEDPIIVKVYENIVRVYKEDKKYLNAVLFAEKLQKSSTPYLYTEPVQRMQALCLLKLGREKEARKLYLSLTKKDNISYSIKRRIIEDLKDNFGKSYLEKLSTNEIAGIVNMLPQNQQKEFIQKENLHKKGIFKYLRLFKNVAYSLIRHKPSDLEDYLKRHKDLVSIDKGFLHYSIKLLLSKKETSIAKSILNTYLSANLDAETYESYLYLYQKLKDKENYFKYLILYLEQQPYNMGIQDKLIDFLADHSDKKISYKPEKYWEESIKKIPNLPIKGRLIYWYLRFLKDNGKITKLKDMLDGFHYYCPGSYYNEVIKSEFAVEINTLKDPPDPLGNVRDLHKYLSLNNMKKYSKELRGKDLYFAYYDNSKELGEILSKSSTIYESDPFLQKSISYFKLGEYINGIWLANRHVEQKKLNTAQKYILYVALGDLSSHQYLSLYYTRLLMKIKRIPDEPVLLPASITSRLYPRPHGKLVTDYSKKFSISKNVVYAVMRQESFFREEAISPAKARGLMQVMPATGRVLAKGLKVSKYSLHDPEISIMFGARFLADLLKMYKNDLRWATIGYNGGPGNLRKWKRNHYHGDFNHFLENLPSRESRNYCRIVISNYINYRVLESLNTNPVSD, from the coding sequence ATGTTCAGAATAATAAAAAAAACCCCTTATCTATTTCTACTTTTTTTTATTTTCACTTCTATAGAAGCCAATACAGGGCTTGAATACCTCATTAAGACCATGAGCTGGAAACAAATCAGAAGAAGCCTTTCTGAATCCAGTGTTAAAAATGAACTTGAAGCCTACGCCCTGATACGCTATCATGAAGAATCCGGAGAAGGAAGCAAGGATGAAAAATTAAGGCTTTTATATGCAGTTGTTACGGGCTTAAAACCAAAAACTGTCGGAAAAGCTGAGGTAAGTTACCTTCTCAGCCATTCGATTATGGAACAAACCAATATCGTAAAACTCTGCTTCTGGAAACTATACCTCGAATTAAAGGAAAGAAACCTTTTACCGGAAGAAAAAAGGGTTGATTACCTCCGAAAGGTTAAAATTGAAGAAGATCCTATCATTGTTAAGGTTTATGAAAATATTGTAAGGGTTTACAAAGAAGATAAAAAATATCTAAATGCAGTTCTATTTGCAGAAAAGCTACAAAAATCCTCCACTCCGTATCTTTATACCGAACCGGTCCAGAGGATGCAAGCCCTGTGTTTATTAAAATTAGGAAGAGAAAAAGAAGCCAGAAAACTATATCTTTCCTTAACAAAAAAAGATAATATCTCCTACTCCATTAAACGTAGAATTATAGAAGATCTGAAGGATAATTTTGGTAAAAGCTATCTGGAGAAACTTTCCACAAACGAGATTGCAGGAATTGTAAATATGCTTCCTCAAAACCAGCAAAAAGAATTTATTCAGAAAGAAAACCTGCATAAAAAAGGAATCTTTAAGTATCTCCGACTTTTTAAAAATGTGGCTTATTCCTTAATCCGACACAAACCTTCAGATTTAGAAGACTATTTAAAAAGACACAAGGACCTTGTATCCATTGATAAAGGCTTCTTGCATTACTCAATCAAATTACTCCTGAGTAAAAAGGAAACATCAATAGCCAAATCTATACTAAATACTTATTTATCTGCTAACCTGGATGCAGAAACCTATGAATCCTATCTGTATTTATACCAGAAATTAAAGGATAAGGAAAACTACTTTAAATACTTAATTTTATACCTGGAACAACAACCCTATAACATGGGAATTCAGGATAAACTCATAGACTTTTTAGCTGACCACTCAGACAAAAAAATTAGCTATAAACCAGAAAAATACTGGGAAGAATCCATTAAAAAGATACCCAATCTGCCCATTAAAGGACGCCTTATATACTGGTATTTGCGATTTCTTAAAGACAACGGTAAAATAACAAAGTTGAAAGATATGTTGGATGGATTTCATTACTACTGTCCGGGTTCTTATTATAACGAAGTAATTAAATCCGAATTTGCAGTTGAAATTAATACTCTAAAAGATCCTCCTGACCCACTGGGAAATGTTAGAGATCTACATAAATATCTTTCTCTCAATAATATGAAGAAGTATTCAAAAGAATTAAGAGGAAAAGATTTATATTTTGCTTATTACGATAATTCAAAAGAATTAGGTGAGATTCTTAGCAAGTCTTCAACCATCTATGAAAGTGATCCTTTTCTACAAAAATCTATTTCTTACTTTAAGCTGGGAGAATATATCAATGGAATCTGGCTTGCCAACCGCCATGTAGAACAAAAAAAGCTGAATACCGCACAAAAATATATTTTATATGTAGCACTGGGAGATTTGAGTTCTCACCAGTATCTTTCCCTTTACTACACCCGCCTGCTTATGAAGATAAAACGAATCCCTGATGAACCCGTTTTATTACCGGCATCTATCACTTCGAGATTATATCCACGTCCTCACGGTAAACTGGTAACAGACTACTCCAAAAAGTTTTCTATCAGTAAGAATGTAGTATATGCTGTAATGAGACAGGAATCTTTCTTTAGAGAAGAAGCCATTTCTCCGGCAAAAGCAAGGGGTTTAATGCAGGTAATGCCAGCCACCGGAAGGGTTTTAGCTAAAGGTCTAAAGGTTAGTAAATATTCTCTTCATGACCCGGAAATTTCCATTATGTTCGGAGCCAGATTCCTGGCTGATCTTTTGAAAATGTATAAAAATGATTTGAGATGGGCAACAATAGGCTATAATGGAGGACCGGGAAATTTACGGAAATGGAAGCGAAATCACTACCACGGTGATTTTAACCACTTTTTAGAAAACCTTCCTTCTCGAGAATCCAGAAATTATTGCCGTATCGTTATTTCCAACTACATTAATTACAGGGTTCTGGAAAGTTTAAATACAAACCCGGTAAGTGACTGA
- a CDS encoding citrate synthase yields the protein MADKCKITLEGKEYEFPLVVGTENEKAIDISKLRSTTEGFITLDNGYLNTGACSSAITFLDGERGILRYRGIPIEQLAENSTFVEVAYLLIYGKLPKDTELKKWNQSLTLHTLIHEDLKRLFNGFPKDGHPMAIMSCMIACLSTYYQDSYDPMNPEHREISILRLLAKFPTIAAYSYKKSVGQPSVYPNNSLGYVENFLNMMFAVPAENYEIDPVISKALNLLLILHADHEQNCSTSTVRLVGSSLANLYAAISSGICALWGPRHGGANQEVLEMLTHIKDTGMTVKDVIIKAKDKTDAFRLSGFGHRVYKNFDPRARIIKKAADNVLDKLGINDPLLDIAKELEEAALQDDYFKSRNLYPNVDFYSGIIYRALGIPTNMFTVMFAMGRLPGWIAQWKEMIEAPDMKIGRPRQVYVGPKEISYEEAKKNA from the coding sequence ATGGCAGACAAATGTAAAATTACACTGGAGGGGAAGGAATACGAGTTTCCTCTGGTGGTGGGAACTGAGAATGAAAAAGCTATAGATATATCTAAGCTAAGATCTACTACAGAGGGATTCATTACCCTTGATAATGGCTATCTGAATACAGGTGCTTGCTCAAGTGCCATCACTTTTCTGGATGGAGAAAGGGGAATCCTTCGTTATAGAGGAATACCCATTGAACAACTGGCTGAAAATTCCACTTTTGTAGAAGTAGCCTATTTACTTATTTATGGCAAGCTACCCAAAGATACGGAATTAAAAAAATGGAACCAATCATTAACCCTCCATACCCTTATCCATGAAGACCTAAAACGTCTCTTTAATGGATTTCCTAAAGATGGACACCCAATGGCAATAATGTCCTGCATGATTGCCTGTTTATCGACCTATTACCAGGATTCTTACGATCCTATGAATCCCGAACATAGAGAAATCTCCATTTTAAGGCTTTTAGCTAAATTCCCAACTATTGCAGCCTATTCTTATAAGAAATCTGTAGGTCAGCCTTCCGTATACCCGAACAACTCCCTCGGATATGTAGAAAATTTCTTGAATATGATGTTTGCAGTACCTGCTGAAAATTATGAAATCGATCCTGTGATTTCGAAGGCCCTGAATCTGCTCCTAATTCTTCATGCAGATCACGAACAAAACTGTTCAACTTCTACAGTTCGTCTGGTCGGTTCAAGCCTTGCGAATCTTTACGCTGCTATTTCTTCCGGAATTTGTGCTCTATGGGGCCCCAGACACGGTGGTGCCAATCAGGAAGTTTTGGAGATGCTAACTCACATCAAAGATACAGGTATGACTGTAAAAGATGTAATCATTAAGGCTAAAGACAAAACAGATGCTTTCCGCCTGAGTGGATTCGGACACAGGGTCTATAAAAATTTCGACCCAAGAGCCAGAATCATCAAAAAAGCAGCTGATAATGTTCTGGATAAACTGGGGATAAATGATCCTCTACTTGACATTGCCAAGGAATTAGAGGAAGCGGCTTTGCAGGATGATTATTTTAAATCCAGAAACCTTTATCCTAACGTAGACTTCTATAGTGGTATCATTTATCGTGCTTTAGGCATTCCAACCAACATGTTCACGGTAATGTTTGCCATGGGAAGGCTACCCGGATGGATTGCTCAGTGGAAAGAAATGATTGAAGCTCCTGACATGAAAATCGGCAGACCCAGACAGGTTTATGTGGGTCCTAAAGAAATTTCCTATGAAGAAGCCAAGAAAAATGCCTGA
- a CDS encoding class I SAM-dependent methyltransferase produces the protein MKLHPLEIDFSRHISLQKKHPWIFRDKFKSYTKTFKNGDIIHIKDIQSNRETYGIYSESGPVSIRIFHFSNTFNLDTLLINSIRKRFPLLKETNSLRWIHGENDGFPGVVIDGHANVLTVMYYSPSLQVYARFLASKVFKILSSSSEVIDKPEIIINLQARRTGEGKTSGTRFWRGNIDKNAEIMIHYDKLNYRIRPFSGKGGIYNDIRNLRRYLSLHIELIKNKHILNLFSNNGLLSIYLEKLGASQVTSLESSNTMLENHRNNLIISSNKQIISKVDIFQNLKTSLSALNQKYHMIIIDPPNLTASEKDKEKAKKTYKRLITETLPFLKRDGILIMCSCSNRIKEEDFMANSISTFKEYHLKYKLLDKLKEEIDHPCNPLFPEGKYFKVHIFRIY, from the coding sequence TTGAAACTTCATCCATTAGAAATTGATTTTTCCAGGCATATCTCCCTTCAAAAGAAACATCCCTGGATTTTTAGAGATAAGTTTAAAAGTTATACAAAAACTTTTAAAAATGGTGACATCATCCATATCAAAGATATACAAAGTAATAGAGAAACCTATGGAATTTATTCAGAAAGTGGTCCTGTTAGCATTCGAATCTTTCATTTCTCTAATACTTTTAACCTGGATACATTACTAATTAATAGTATTCGCAAACGCTTTCCCCTTTTAAAAGAAACCAATTCACTTCGCTGGATACATGGAGAGAATGATGGTTTTCCCGGAGTTGTTATTGATGGACATGCAAATGTACTGACTGTCATGTACTATTCTCCATCTTTACAAGTTTATGCTCGCTTCTTAGCATCTAAGGTTTTTAAAATCCTCAGTTCATCTTCAGAAGTCATTGATAAACCCGAGATCATTATAAATCTTCAGGCAAGACGAACGGGAGAAGGTAAAACTTCCGGTACAAGATTCTGGAGAGGAAATATAGATAAAAATGCAGAAATTATGATTCATTACGATAAGCTAAACTATCGTATTCGTCCTTTTAGCGGTAAGGGTGGAATTTACAATGATATTCGTAACTTAAGAAGATATCTTTCTCTGCATATCGAATTAATAAAAAATAAGCACATTTTAAATCTGTTTTCCAATAATGGCTTGCTATCAATTTATCTTGAAAAACTTGGAGCAAGTCAGGTAACATCCTTAGAAAGCAGTAATACAATGTTGGAGAACCACAGAAATAATTTAATTATAAGTTCTAATAAACAAATAATTTCTAAAGTTGATATATTTCAAAACCTAAAAACTTCCTTATCTGCACTGAATCAAAAATATCATATGATCATTATTGATCCACCGAATCTTACTGCCTCGGAAAAGGATAAAGAAAAAGCAAAAAAAACCTATAAGCGTCTTATAACAGAAACCCTTCCCTTTCTAAAAAGAGATGGAATTTTGATTATGTGTTCCTGTTCAAATCGAATTAAGGAAGAGGATTTTATGGCTAATTCAATCTCCACTTTTAAAGAATACCATTTAAAATATAAATTATTAGACAAGCTAAAAGAAGAAATAGACCATCCATGCAACCCACTATTTCCGGAAGGAAAATACTTTAAAGTTCATATTTTTAGGATTTATTAA
- a CDS encoding PD-(D/E)XK nuclease family transposase gives MKQEESEKSAGLLPLHVDIVFKIFCINNPKLLMNLLNAVLGFEKEEKIKEIKILNPEIPGDFHDEKISILDIHAVNEKKEHFNVEMQTSSQSFYGKRILYYWARLYTTQIDKGEEYGDLRPVYSISFLNFQMKQTRNFHSSFRLLEKDSPEIHLTKDLEIHIIELPRFKGNLETLETELENWVYLLREAGQLKEREMSDLKIKNPVIREAVEALQDISLDNKTRNYYEMRLKAARDYEAMKDYAYKEGRKSGFDAGIEKGIEKGRLLAEKKIERERKRTERAEHKSKLRTAINLKKEGAELKFISRITELPEAYLEKFFRKSAR, from the coding sequence ATGAAACAGGAAGAATCAGAAAAGTCAGCGGGGCTTTTGCCTTTACATGTGGATATAGTATTTAAGATATTCTGCATAAACAATCCCAAATTATTGATGAACTTACTCAATGCAGTCTTAGGCTTTGAAAAAGAAGAAAAGATAAAAGAGATAAAGATTTTGAACCCCGAAATCCCGGGAGATTTTCATGATGAAAAAATTTCCATACTGGATATACACGCGGTAAATGAAAAAAAAGAACATTTCAATGTAGAAATGCAAACCAGTTCCCAGAGCTTTTATGGAAAAAGAATCCTTTACTACTGGGCCAGGCTTTACACGACGCAGATAGATAAAGGGGAAGAATACGGTGATTTAAGGCCCGTGTATTCCATCTCGTTTTTAAACTTTCAAATGAAACAAACCAGAAATTTCCACTCCAGTTTCCGGCTACTGGAAAAAGACAGTCCTGAAATACACTTGACGAAGGACCTTGAAATTCATATAATAGAACTACCCAGGTTCAAAGGGAATCTTGAAACCCTTGAGACAGAACTGGAAAACTGGGTATACCTTTTACGAGAAGCGGGACAGCTAAAGGAAAGAGAGATGAGCGATTTAAAAATCAAAAACCCTGTAATTCGAGAGGCTGTTGAAGCTCTTCAGGATATTTCTCTGGACAACAAGACCCGGAATTACTATGAAATGCGCCTGAAAGCTGCACGTGATTACGAGGCTATGAAAGACTATGCTTATAAAGAGGGGAGAAAGAGCGGTTTCGATGCAGGAATTGAAAAGGGAATAGAGAAGGGACGCCTTCTGGCAGAGAAAAAAATTGAGAGAGAACGAAAGCGAACCGAAAGAGCCGAGCATAAAAGTAAGCTCAGGACTGCAATCAATTTAAAAAAAGAAGGAGCTGAATTAAAATTTATTTCCCGTATTACAGAGCTCCCAGAAGCCTATCTGGAGAAGTTCTTTCGGAAATCGGCAAGATAG